From Salvia splendens isolate huo1 chromosome 16, SspV2, whole genome shotgun sequence, a single genomic window includes:
- the LOC121771837 gene encoding COBRA-like protein 10 — protein sequence MISQLLARMPWLLVAMVILRSMVVAQDILPPEVLPPEGPPPPPPEMEKCNGIFLSYTFEGREKEYPLVKNVTAQAWAFKATATILNAGTQELKSWKMFVGFQYDELLVSAEGAIVVSGEGFPIRVGKNGTVLAGYPQADLKTAIETASNYEQMQVHVGLKGTQFGVADRATPMPKSLKLVNEGYKCPPATRKGPYMHVCCRKDPKFKEKKITKYTARTYDDLHFTYDVLKAYENKYVAQVTIDNLHPLGRLDQWNLTWDWMRNEFIYDMRGAFTHRKDPSECIYGPQGQYYKDFDFSNVMNCQKRPVISDLPPQLENDEKVGKLPYCCKDGLLLPTTMNETKARAIFQMEVFKLPPDLNRTAINPPQNWKITGRLNPNYKCGPPIRVDPSEFPDPRGIDATGSAIASWQVNCNMTRPKPKQNRCCVSYSAFYADGAVPCNTCACGCEDEPPRCDRNAAALHIPPSALLVPFVNRSKKAAAFARINHHKLPRKLPCPDNCGVSINWHVDSDFKTGWTARMTLFNWEEEAFVDWYSALVMRRAFPGFEKSYSFNGSVMDDMNNTIFMQGLPGLNYLVGKVNGSHPGKDPPVPGKQQSVLSFSKKHIHGLKIARGDGFPTKLYFNGEECALPKVLPKAAAPTPPRVLTCSLLLAILTSLVLFF from the coding sequence ATGATATCGCAGTTACTCGCGAGGATGCCATGGCTCCTCGTTGCCATGGTGATCTTGCGCAGCATGGTTGTCGCGCAAGACATTCTGCCTCCGGAGGTGCTGCCTCCAGAGGGGCCGCCTCCGCCACCCCCGGAGATGGAGAAGTGCAACGGGATCTTCCTGTCGTACACGTTCGAGGGGCGGGAGAAGGAGTACCCGCTAGTGAAGAATGTGACGGCGCAGGCGTGGGCGTTCAAGGCCACAGCAACGATCCTCAACGCCGGCACCCAGGAGCTCAAGTCGTGGAAGATGTTTGTGGGGTTCCAGTACGACGAGCTCCTGGTGTCTGCGGAAGGGGCTATCGTTGTGAGCGGCGAGGGGTTCCCTATCCGCGTGGGGAAGAACGGGACCGTGCTGGCGGGGTACCCCCAGGCAGACCTCAAAACCGCCATCGAGACGGCCTCGAATTACGAGCAGATGCAAGTGCACGTTGGGCTCAAGGGCACGCAGTTTGGTGTTGCGGACAGAGCCACCCCCATGCCTAAGTCGTTGAAGCTTGTTAATGAAGGCTACAAATGCCCCCCGGCAACCCGGAAGGGGCCCTACATGCACGTCTGCTGTAGAAAAGATCCTAaattcaaagaaaagaaaataaccaAATACACAGCACGCACCTACGACGACCTCCACTTCACTTACGATGTCCTCAAAGCTTACGAGAACAAGTACGTGGCTCAGGTGACCATCGACAACCTCCACCCCCTCGGCCGCCTCGACCAATGGAACCTCACTTGGGATTGGATGCGCAACGAGTTCATCTACGACATGCGCGGCGCCTTCACCCACCGCAAAGACCCCTCCGAGTGCATCTACGGCCCGCAAGGCCAATACTACAAAGACTTTGATTTCTCCAACGTCATGAACTGCCAGAAAAGACCCGTCATCTCCGACCTCCCCCCGCAGCTTGAGAACGACGAAAAAGTCGGCAAACTCCCCTACTGCTGCAAGGACGGCCTCCTCCTCCCCACCACCATGAACGAGACCAAAGCCAGAGCCATTTTCCAAATGGAGGTTTTCAAACTCCCTCCCGATTTGAACCGGACCGCGATCAACCCGCCTCAGAACTGGAAGATCACTGGCCGCTTGAACCCCAACTACAAATGCGGACCTCCCATCCGGGTCGACCCGTCCGAGTTCCCCGACCCGCGTGGGATCGACGCGACGGGGTCGGCCATCGCCAGCTGGCAGGTGAACTGCAACATGACCCGGCCCAAGCCCAAGCAGAACCGCTGCTGCGTCTCCTACTCGGCTTTCTATGCGGACGGGGCAGTCCCGTGCAACACGTGCGCGTGCGGCTGTGAGGACGAGCCGCCGCGCTGCGACCGGAACGCGGCCGCGCTGCATATCCCGCCAAGCGCCCTGCTGGTCCCCTTCGTGAACCGGAGCAAGAAGGCGGCGGCATTCGCGAGGATCAACCATCACAAGCTTCCGCGGAAGCTGCCATGCCCGGACAACTGCGGCGTGAGCATCAACTGGCACGTGGACTCCGACTTCAAGACCGGGTGGACGGCGAGGATGACCTTGTTCAACTGGGAGGAGGAGGCGTTCGTGGACTGGTACTCGGCCTTGGTGATGAGGCGGGCGTTCCCCGGGTTCGAGAAATCGTACTCGTTCAACGGGAGTGTGATGGATGACATGAACAACACGATCTTCATGCAAGGGTTGCCGGGGCTAAATTACCTTGTGGGGAAGGTGAACGGGAGCCACCCCGGAAAGGATCCACCTGTGCCGGGAAAGCAGCAGTCGGTGCTATCGTTCTCGAAGAAGCATATTCACGGGTTGAAGATTGCGCGTGGGGACGGGTTCCCTACCAAGCTGTATTTCAATGGGGAGGAGTGCGCGCTTCCCAAGGTGTTGCCCAAGGCTGCTGCACCCACGCCGCCCAGGGTGCTGACCTGCTCGCTCTTGCTTGCCATTCTTACTTCACTTGTGCTTTTTTTTTAA
- the LOC121772432 gene encoding protein disulfide isomerase-like 5-4 isoform X1 — protein sequence MVSTSKIKSVDFYRKIPRDLTEASLSGAGLSILAAFSMIFLFGMELNDYMRVSTSTSIVVDKSSDGDFLRIDFNMSFPALSCEFASVDVSDVLGTNRLNITKTIRKYSIDSRLNPTGSEFHSGPVTKGVKHDEETDEEYGEGSVLLNRLNFDRISHKHAILVVNFYAPWCAWSNRLKPSWEKAAKIIRERYDPETDGRILMGKVDCTEEADLCKRNHIQGYPSIRIFRKGSDVREDHGHHEHEAYYGDRDTDSLVKVMEDLVAPISFQSSEGAPSNIATEIKDDAKRPAPSAGGCKIEGFVRVKKVPGNLIISAHSVSHSFDASQMNMSHVISHFSFGKKITPWVLSDMKRLLPHLGRSHDRLNGLSYISNSSDSYANVTIEHYLQPVKIEVMTKSYKLVEEYEYTAHSSLVHSLQIPVAKFHFEPSPMQVLITEDSKSFSHFITNVCAIIGGVFTVAGILDSVLHNAMRLVKKVELGKNF from the exons ATGGTGTCAACCAGTAAAATCAAATCCGTCGATTTTTACAG GAAAATCCCAAGAGACTTGACTGAAGCATCATTATCAGGTGCTGGATTGTCAATCCTAGCAGCCTTTTCCATGATCTTTTTATTTGGAATG GAATTGAATGATTATATGAGAGTGAGCACGTCTACATCAATTGTTGTTGATAAGAGTTCTGATGGGGactttctacgaattgatttcaACATGag CTTTCCAGCATTGTCTTGTGAATTTGCTTCGGTTGATGTCAGTGATGTCCTGGGCACT AATAGGTTGAATATAACTAAGACTATACGCAAGTATTCAATAGATTCCAGATTAAACCCTACTGGTTCCGAGTTTCACTCAGGACCAGTTACAAAAGGTGTTAAGCACGACGAGGAAACTGATGAAGAATATGGAGAAGGTTCTGTTTTACTCAATAGACTCAATTTTGATAGAATTTCACACAA GCATGCTATTTTGGTAGTGAATTTCTATGCCCCTTGGTGCGCTTGGAGCAATCGCCTG AAACCTTCATGGGAGAAAGCAGCCAAAATTATAAGAGAAAG ATATGACCCAGAAACTGATGGACGTATACTTATGGGCAAGGTTGATTGCACTGAAGAAGCTGATCTGTGTAAAAG GAATCACATACAAGGATATCCATCGATTCGGATCTTCCGTAAAGGAAGTGATGTAAG GGAGGATCATGGCCACCATGAGCATGAGGCATATTATGGCGACCGAGATACGGACAGCCTAGTGAAG GTGATGGAGGATTTGGTTGCACCTATTTCTTTTCAGTCGTCAGAAGGTGCTCCTAGTAATATTGCCACAGAGATAAAAGATGATGCAAAAAGGCCTGCACCTTCAGCAGGAGGGTGTAAAATTGAGGGTTTTGTACGTGTGAAGAAG GTTCCAGGGAATCTTATCATATCTGCTCATTCAGTTTCTCATTCttttgatgcttctcaaatgAATATGTCACATGttatttctcatttttcttttggTAAAAAAATCACTCCATGGGTCTTGAGTGATAtgaagcggctgctgccacatcTAGGTAGAAGCCATGACCGCTTGAATGGCTTGTCGTATATCAGTAATTCGAGTGATTCTTATGCAAATGTAACC ATTGAGCATTATCTTCAACCCGTAAAAATTGAGGTGATGACAAAATCTTATAAACTAGTTGAGGAATATGAGTACACTGCCCACAGTAGTTTGGTTCACAGTCTTCAAATCCCTGTTGCAAAATTTCATTTTGAGCCATCTCCTATGCAG GTTTTAATAACCGAGGATTCCAAGTCTTTTTCACACTTCATTACAAATGTCTGTGCCATCATCGGAGGTGTTTTCACG GTAGCTGGTATCTTGGACTCCGTCCTACACAACGCAATGAGGCTGGTGAAAAAAGTTGAACTGGGGAAGAATTTCTGA
- the LOC121772432 gene encoding protein disulfide-isomerase 5-3-like isoform X2, which produces MRVSTSTSIVVDKSSDGDFLRIDFNMSFPALSCEFASVDVSDVLGTNRLNITKTIRKYSIDSRLNPTGSEFHSGPVTKGVKHDEETDEEYGEGSVLLNRLNFDRISHKHAILVVNFYAPWCAWSNRLKPSWEKAAKIIRERYDPETDGRILMGKVDCTEEADLCKRNHIQGYPSIRIFRKGSDVREDHGHHEHEAYYGDRDTDSLVKVMEDLVAPISFQSSEGAPSNIATEIKDDAKRPAPSAGGCKIEGFVRVKKVPGNLIISAHSVSHSFDASQMNMSHVISHFSFGKKITPWVLSDMKRLLPHLGRSHDRLNGLSYISNSSDSYANVTIEHYLQPVKIEVMTKSYKLVEEYEYTAHSSLVHSLQIPVAKFHFEPSPMQVLITEDSKSFSHFITNVCAIIGGVFTVAGILDSVLHNAMRLVKKVELGKNF; this is translated from the exons ATGAGAGTGAGCACGTCTACATCAATTGTTGTTGATAAGAGTTCTGATGGGGactttctacgaattgatttcaACATGag CTTTCCAGCATTGTCTTGTGAATTTGCTTCGGTTGATGTCAGTGATGTCCTGGGCACT AATAGGTTGAATATAACTAAGACTATACGCAAGTATTCAATAGATTCCAGATTAAACCCTACTGGTTCCGAGTTTCACTCAGGACCAGTTACAAAAGGTGTTAAGCACGACGAGGAAACTGATGAAGAATATGGAGAAGGTTCTGTTTTACTCAATAGACTCAATTTTGATAGAATTTCACACAA GCATGCTATTTTGGTAGTGAATTTCTATGCCCCTTGGTGCGCTTGGAGCAATCGCCTG AAACCTTCATGGGAGAAAGCAGCCAAAATTATAAGAGAAAG ATATGACCCAGAAACTGATGGACGTATACTTATGGGCAAGGTTGATTGCACTGAAGAAGCTGATCTGTGTAAAAG GAATCACATACAAGGATATCCATCGATTCGGATCTTCCGTAAAGGAAGTGATGTAAG GGAGGATCATGGCCACCATGAGCATGAGGCATATTATGGCGACCGAGATACGGACAGCCTAGTGAAG GTGATGGAGGATTTGGTTGCACCTATTTCTTTTCAGTCGTCAGAAGGTGCTCCTAGTAATATTGCCACAGAGATAAAAGATGATGCAAAAAGGCCTGCACCTTCAGCAGGAGGGTGTAAAATTGAGGGTTTTGTACGTGTGAAGAAG GTTCCAGGGAATCTTATCATATCTGCTCATTCAGTTTCTCATTCttttgatgcttctcaaatgAATATGTCACATGttatttctcatttttcttttggTAAAAAAATCACTCCATGGGTCTTGAGTGATAtgaagcggctgctgccacatcTAGGTAGAAGCCATGACCGCTTGAATGGCTTGTCGTATATCAGTAATTCGAGTGATTCTTATGCAAATGTAACC ATTGAGCATTATCTTCAACCCGTAAAAATTGAGGTGATGACAAAATCTTATAAACTAGTTGAGGAATATGAGTACACTGCCCACAGTAGTTTGGTTCACAGTCTTCAAATCCCTGTTGCAAAATTTCATTTTGAGCCATCTCCTATGCAG GTTTTAATAACCGAGGATTCCAAGTCTTTTTCACACTTCATTACAAATGTCTGTGCCATCATCGGAGGTGTTTTCACG GTAGCTGGTATCTTGGACTCCGTCCTACACAACGCAATGAGGCTGGTGAAAAAAGTTGAACTGGGGAAGAATTTCTGA
- the LOC121771275 gene encoding vascular-related unknown protein 4-like isoform X1, translated as MCVVYFDKKKMGDSPEESSWTFYIEGFVCEDNMNKPCLSSHFESPSLVSDAASSAVANKFRQGLGFSSPTLQNSFKKQKTNIIPAMDYDLEDTASSPVNSPKQVSYMNEFMNHGNKKEKGKRDVSDQVKRNTFGKVFAVERDSELKKKSTCG; from the exons ATGTgtgttgtttattttgataagAAGAAAATGGGAGATTCTCCTGAAGAGAGCAGCTGGACATTCTACATTGAGGGTTTTGTTTGTGAAGATAACATGAATAAGCCTTGTTTATCTTCTCATTTTGAGAGCCCTTCTCTCGTCTCCGACGCTGCTTCTTCTGCTGTAGCCAACAAGTTTAGACAAGGTTTAGGGTTTTCTTCTCCGACTCTTCAAAATAGTTTCAAGAAGCAGAAAACTAACATCATTCCTGCTATGGATTATGATTTGGAAGATACTGCCAGCTCTCCTGTAAATAGTCCCAAG CAGGTTTCTTACATGAATGAGTTTATGAATCATGGCAACAAGAAAGAGAAGGGTAAGAGGGATGTTTCAGATCAG GTGAAAAGGAACACTTTTGGGAAGGTATTTGCAGTTGAAAGAGATAGTGAGTTGAAGAAAAAGAGCACATGTGGTTAG
- the LOC121771275 gene encoding vascular-related unknown protein 1-like isoform X2 — protein sequence MCVVYFDKKKMGDSPEESSWTFYIEGFVCEDNMNKPCLSSHFESPSLVSDAASSAVANKFRQGLGFSSPTLQNSFKKQKTNIIPAMDYDLEDTASSPVNSPKVSYMNEFMNHGNKKEKGKRDVSDQVKRNTFGKVFAVERDSELKKKSTCG from the exons ATGTgtgttgtttattttgataagAAGAAAATGGGAGATTCTCCTGAAGAGAGCAGCTGGACATTCTACATTGAGGGTTTTGTTTGTGAAGATAACATGAATAAGCCTTGTTTATCTTCTCATTTTGAGAGCCCTTCTCTCGTCTCCGACGCTGCTTCTTCTGCTGTAGCCAACAAGTTTAGACAAGGTTTAGGGTTTTCTTCTCCGACTCTTCAAAATAGTTTCAAGAAGCAGAAAACTAACATCATTCCTGCTATGGATTATGATTTGGAAGATACTGCCAGCTCTCCTGTAAATAGTCCCAAG GTTTCTTACATGAATGAGTTTATGAATCATGGCAACAAGAAAGAGAAGGGTAAGAGGGATGTTTCAGATCAG GTGAAAAGGAACACTTTTGGGAAGGTATTTGCAGTTGAAAGAGATAGTGAGTTGAAGAAAAAGAGCACATGTGGTTAG